The genomic window ATATAGGAGAAATGGCATTCCTTGAAAATCAAGACTGTTGTCACCCATCTTAAGGGTAATTGTTCTCTCCTCTGAACCGTCAATTTGCTCAGGTTTAAATGTATTTAAATGAGAGATAGTTTGATGAATGCGGTCAATCAGTTGAGGGAATGTAGTTTCATTGTCCTCAAACTGGGGTGGTTCTATCCCTGCTAGTCGTGCTGCACCTCTATTTACTATGTCAGAGGCAATTTGCACTTGTTTTGATAATGGAAACATATCTGGGGATAGACGACTATTGATCAACACAGAAGGATCTATTTTTTTAGTTTCGGCGTATGTAGCACCTTTTTCCAGAATACTTACAAGGTTATTCAGTGTGCGAATAGACACAGGTATTGAAGCTTGGAACATTGAAATGGTCATTGATTATTTATCCGAAAAAGTTTAATGAAAGGCACAAACAAAAGCATGACTAAAGTCATAGTTCAAGCATACACAATATAAAAAATAGTTGTTAACTTAGTAATACTTTGTAGGAATTGTACTGTTAAAAGGTTCGATTGATATCGGGGCTTATGACTTAATTTACTTACACTTTCAGCAAGTCATTTTTTATGTATAGATTAATCGGCTACCTTGGTAATCCCATCCGATTAGATGAGTTGCTGATAAACAAAGATGCACACAGATGAATCTGTGTGCATCTGTGATTCTAAATATCTTTAGACCGTATTCTCACCAGAAGTCTAATGTTTACTGCCAAACATAGATAAGGACGAACAAAATAATCCAGATAACATCGACGAAGTGCCAAAATAACGAAGTTGCGTTGACGCCGTAGTGACCTGTGTCGTAGTTGCCAGGTATGAAAGAACGTACCAAAATTATCAACTGCAACAGAATACCTGTGAAAACGTGCAAACCGTGGAAACCTGTTAGTAGATAGAATGTTCCACCGAATGTCCCGGAGGTGAAGCCAAACTCCAGGTGGCTCCATTCAATCGCTTGTCCAGCCAAAAAGTAAGTTCCCATCGCCATTGTTGCCAAGAGAAACAGGCGAAATTTCACTAAGTCATGGCGTTGAAGGGCGCGTTCGGCGAAGTAAATCACAAAGCTACTGGCGACTAGAATTACTGTGTTGATTGTCGGATCTTTTACTTCTAGTCCAGAAACACCAGCTGGTAGCCAGTTAGGAGTTGTTGTTTTGTAGATGATATATCCTGCGAAAAAACTCAGGAAAATGACGCTTTCAGACAGTAAGAACACAATGAAGCCAAACATCTTGTTGCCTTCTTCGTCGTGGCTATGTTCTGCGCTTGTCTGATGCAACTCATTTGAATTGATATAACTGTCCATTTTGCTTTTAGCTTGAGGGGTTAATTTGAAACGCATAGGCGCTTCGCCTTCCCGTAGGGTAGGAACGCAAAGGGAAGCGCAGAGGTACGCAGAAACCCTCTGCGTACTTTTTTCTGCGTTAGTCTGCGCTTGTCAATGTTGAGTGACTGTTTTCGCGTAGATTAGCTGTTAACGGTTCAGATTTGCCGTAGCCGTAGGGTTCAGAGATGATGATCGGAATTTCTTCAAAGTTTTCTACTGGGGGCGGTGAAGAAACTAACCACTCTAATCCAATTGCCCGCCAAGGATTGTCAGGTGCTTTCTCGCCTTGCATCCAAGAAATGACCATGTTGAAAATGAAGGGCAAGGTGGACATTCCTAAGAGAAATCCGCCCAGGCTAGCGATGACATTCCAGAATTGATACTCTGGGGCGTAGGAAGCAACTCGGCGTAACATCCCTTGCAATCCTAAGGGATGCATGGGCAAAAAGTTGAGATTGGTGCCGATGAAAGCTAACCAGAAGTGGATTTTACCCCAGCTTTCGGAGTACATCCGCCCGGTCATCTTGGGGAACCAGTGGTAGATGGCAGCATACAAGCCCATCGTCACGGTGCCGTAGAGGACGTAATGGAAGTGTCCCACCACAAAGTAGGTATTGTTAACGTGGACATCAACCGGCACGGAGGAAAGCATGATGCCTGTGATGCCGGCGAAAACAAACATGATCAACGCACCTAGAGCGAACAGCATCGGTGTGTGCAGTCGGAGTTTACCTCCCCAGATGGTCGCCACCCAAGCAAATACTTTAATGCCCGTAGGTACAGACACGCACATTGTTGTCATCATGAAAACCAACCGCATCCAGCCTGACGTACCGCTGACGTACATATGGTGTACCCAAACAATACCGCTGACTAGTGCAATCAAGATGGATGAAATGGCAACTACTTTGTAACCAAATAGAGGTTTACGTGAATAAACTGGGAAGATTTCCGAGAAAATCGCGAAGACAGGCAAAATAATCACGTAAACGGCGGGGTGGGAGTAAAACCAGAAGTAATGCTGGAACATAACTGGATTCCCACCTTTGGCTGGGTCAAAAAAGCTAGTGCCAACTGTGAGGTCGAGTAGTAGCATCACTGCACCAGCTGTCAGTGCAGGTAGTCCGAATAGTTGGATAATCTGGGCACTAAGCACTCCCCAGACAAACAAGGGCATCCGAAAGAAACCCATTCCTGGGGCCCGCATCTTCACGATTGTGGTGACAAAGTTCACTGCCCCCATAATTGAGGATACGCCGGATATTGCCACCGCTAAGAGCCAGATAACTTGACCATTAATTAAGTTACCCGTAGGATTCTGGAGACTGACGGGCGGGTAAGACCACCAACCGGCTTGGGCTGGGCCACCAGGGACAAAGAAGCTACCCATCATTAAAATCCCAACTACTGGCACCATCCAAAAGGCAACGGCGTTGAGGCGGGGAAATGCCATATCTCGCGCCCCAATCATTAAAGGCACTAGATAATTAGCAAAACCAACCAGTGAGGGAAATGTCCACAAAAACAGCATCACAGTGCCGTGCATGGTAAACATGCCGTTGTAGACGGTGCGATCGACTAAATCTGATTCGGGTGTTAGCAGTTCTCCCCGCATCACCATCGCAAAGATACCGCCGACGAGAAAGAAGAAGAACGAGGTAACGAGATACTGGATACCAATTACTTTGTGGTCAGTACTGAAGCTGAAGTATTCTTTCCAGTTACTTGGAGATTCGTGGTTAGGCTTCTCATTAGGGAAAATGATGCCTTCAATAGGAACATTAGTCATCGGTTACTTTCCTTTCAACCAGGAGAATTGACTAGAGGAGGTGCAGCAGGTGGAACTGTGACCCAACCAGTTTGGACTGATTGATGGGATGTTTGAGCATACTCAGAAGCTGCCTGATTATTTGCTAGGGATGGCTTTTGGGTTGCAGCTTGGGCCAGCCACTGCTGATAATCTTCAGGAGATTCGACGACTACATTCGCCTGCATCGTCGCAAAGTATGTGCCGCTGTATTGGGAATCGGTCAATCGGTATTGTCCGGGGCGGATAGGAGTAAATTCAAAGTCGAGCGCCTGGTTGGGAATAATATCCTGCTTGAGGCGAAATGCAGGTATATAGAAGCCGTGGAGAACGTCTTGCGATCGCAGTGCCAAACGCACCCGGCGATCGCTCGGTAAATGCAATTCGGTACTGGTGACATCTGTCTCTGGGTAATGAAAAACCCACGCCCACTGTTTAGCTAGTACGTCGATTTTCTCAACGGGTTCTGCTAAAGCGTTAGCTGGTTCTGCATGAGCCGATTGCATTGCTAGCGGATTATGCAAGTGAACTAATTCTGATGGCCCTTGAATCCCCATTTGTTCGTAAACTTGGTAGCTGTAGCCCGCAATCCAAAACACCAAAAGAATTGGGATCGCTGTCCAGACAACTTCTAGGGTGACATTGCCATGAATTGGGGGGCCGTCGGTGAAGTCATCTTTGACTGCCCGATGGAAGATCACAGAATACATCAGAGTACTTGTTACTCCCAAGAAGATGAAGGCACCGAGAGTTACTAAGAAGCTAATCAAATCATCAATTAGTTGAGATTCGGCTGCTGCTTGGGGGGGAAGCCAGGAGTAAGCCTGCTTCCCGATCCAGAGACTGGTAAGAGTCACTGCGATCGCGCCTGTAAGCAGCGTCAAAATATTTAAAATCTTTTCGATTTTCATGGTCATTGGTTATTGGGCATTGAGCATGGGGCATTATTGGGCAAAGGACTTTTACTTGAGTGTTGTGTTGAGGTCTTGACCCAATCGCAGCAAACTATCTGCTGTATTGTGTATGCCAAACTCAGTAGCCATTTGCGCCCCTAGTGTCCCGTGGACGTACATAATCAACATGATTGCTATGCCTGCGAACAGATAAATCCATTGCACTTCTCTATCTGTCTGTTTATATGCTTGTTTGCCCCAAACGAAGCGCTGCCATCCTCTCCAGATAGTCATACCAACAATTAGTGTTAATAAGAACACACCACCCACACCATGCCAGAGCATGGTTTCCATTGCCTGCAATCCCCAAGCACTCTTGGTATCAGCTGGTGGTGTTGCCAACAGCATTTCGTAAAAGCCTGCCGTCACCGTGAAAAATGTAATGATGCTGGCAGCTAGCATGTTGTACCAGCCAACATCGAATAAGTTGTCACGTTCCACAGTAATTGCCAAAAATTTGAAGACCCATTTTTGGAAGGGGAACAGAACACCAACGATATCAAAGGTCATCCCAATGATGAACAAACCTATTGTCAGATGGACTAAGTTGGGATGAATGGGAATGGTGTAAGGTAATCCGTTTGCGCCTAGAGAGCCGGTTAATTGGTCAATCAATTCTGAGTTCATCGCAACAGACCATCCTTTAGTGCTTCCACAACTGGCACTGTATGCAATCCATACACCCAAACAAGTTCATCTCCGAGATATACTTGCAAGCCAACTATCAAAGTCAAAACTAATCCGGCTCCTAAATAATAAATCGGTACTTTTTGCGGGTTGCGGGTACGAATTACATAGCGCCAAGCTGTAATCGCCGTGATCATTCCCGAAAGCGACCAACCAATCAGCGTATGTAAATTCAGCACCGATTTAGCTAGGCTGTAAGGTTGTGCTAAACCCGCTTCAAACTGACCAAAAATTATTGCAACAAAGATGGCGATCGTGGCAACTAACATATTCCACCAACTCACCTCAAAAAGACTGGCTTTCCCAGTAAAATAGCCAATTACATCGCAGAAGAAGGAAAACAACACCATCGCTATTACGAAGTGGACAACGATGGGATGAATCGTATCTGGATAGGGTAAATTGTGGTCGTTCAAAGATGTCAAATATTCAAGCATTGTCTTCTCCTGGACATATCTACCGCACTTTGGTCAATCAATTTTGGATAATGGAATTGCCAATTTTGGATTACCGATAGCACAGCCTGTTGTCTACGAGAGGCTATACCAAAGAGTTATCGAGCGTCTTTTAAATTTATTCTGCACCTGATGGAGCATAAACCAGAAGACCCTAATCCAAAATCTAAAACCGTTCGACTGAGCGAACGCAAGAGCGTCTCTAAGAGTTGCCGAAGTCCAAAATCTAAAATCTAAAATCGCTAGTCAAACTTCAATGATTGATGGATAGTCACTAACATCACCACAAGTATCCATCCATAAATGACCAAAATCTGTTCAATATGTGCGCGGTGCAATACGCTTAATCATGTCTTAGCTTTTTGTAGACAAATCTAGTAAACTTGCCTATAACGAATAACTTTGTTGTGATTAATTTCCTCATGCTAATAGTCTGCAACAGCAATTTTTGATGTAGCTAAACCAAATCGCTGTCGTTTGTTGATTTGCTTAACTTATCTTTTAGCTTAAGTAAATTTTTATAAATTGTCAAAACAATATTAATTAAAATTATAAATGTTAGTTAGTTAGCAAAAAAATATTTCCATAATGTATCGATTTTGGCATTAAATAATATTTTAAAAAGTCTATTTATAATATTTTTCTGTGAAGTATTTCACAATGATAAAATCTTTAATTGTAATGCAAATAACAAAAATATATAATTTTGAGTAGTTGGTATAAAAGCGAATCAAGGTAAGTTAGTAGCTGTGGTGGAACTGGAGAATGCTGAGAGGATTTTATGAGCCATCAAGTCACACTAAGATTGAAACCCACATTCTACAGGTGTGAGGACTAAACAAGTGTCGTTTAAAATTGTGGTGATTGGTACTTCTTTGGGTGGATTATCAGCATTAAAAATTATCCTGGGGAACTTACCAGCAGACTTCCTAGTGCCGATCGCGATCGTGCAACACCGTCACAAGGAGTCTAACAACACACTCCAGGAGTTATTACAAGAATCTAGTTCGTTGCCGATTCGAGAAGTGGAAGACAAAGACGAAATACTACCAGGACATATTTACCTAGCTCCAGCAGATTATCACTTGCTGGTTGAACTAGGTCACTTTGCTCTTTCGACTGATGAGCCTGTTTCCTATGCCAGACCATCTATCGATGTGCTGTTTGAGTCAGCAGCCGATGTCTACACCCAGCAAGTTATTGGTGTAATATTGACAGGGGCAAATCAAGATGGTAGGCAAGGTCTTAGGAAAATAAAAGCGCGGGGAGGACTTACTATTGTACAAGAACCTACCACAGCGGAGAGCGACGTTATGCCAGAAGCAGCAATTTCTGCTGTTGCAGTAGACTGGATTTTGACACTCTCAGACATTGCTTCTCAAATGGTCAAGCTTTGTCACTCATCACGGAAATAAACCCATGCAGATGGAACCCAAAGTAAACATCCTCCTAGTGGATGATAAACTAGAAAATTTGCTGGCACTAGAGGCAATCCTAGAAAAACTGGGAGAAAATCTCGTGAGAGCTACTTCTGGGGAAGAAGCTTTGAGGTGTCTGCTAAATCAAGACTATGCGGTAATTTTGCTAGATGTGCAAATGCCAGGGATGGATGGTTTTGAAACTGCTACCTTGATTCGCAATCGGGGGCGATCGCGTCACACTCCAATTATCTTTCTCACTGCCTTTAGCAGCAGCGACCAAATGCTGTTTAAAGGCTATGCCTTGGGTGCAGTTGATTATTTGCTCAAACCATTAGACCCGAATATTTTGACTTCTAAAGTCACAGTATTCGTAGAACTATTTAAGAAAACAGAAGCCGTCAAGCAACAAGCAGCGCAGCTGGTAGCTGTGAATGGCGAACTCAGGCAAAGTGAAGAACGATTGCGATCGCTGAGTACCTGTTCACCCGTTGGCATTTTTGAAATTGATACTGAAGGAGGCTGTAGGTATACTAATCCTCGCTATCAGACAATTTGTGGCTTGAAAGCGGCAGAGAGTTTAGAAAAGAGATGGCTAGAATCTGTTCATCCAGAAGATAGACAACGAGCCGTTACCAGTTGGTTTGACTACATTCGTGAAGGTCGCAACTACTCTGAAGAGTTTCGCTTTCAAACTGCCCAAGGCATCGTCCGTTGGGTACAGGTTCGCTCATCACCGATGCTTTCCGGTCAAGGAGAATTGCTGGGATATGTAGGCACCCTCGAAGATATTACTGAACGCAAGCAAGCAGAAGAAGTCCGCGCTCAAGTAATTCGAGAACAGACGGCAAGACAGGAAGCAGAAGCAGCGAATCGGATGAAAGATGAGTTTCTCGCCGTTCTCTC from Nostoc sp. UHCC 0926 includes these protein-coding regions:
- a CDS encoding DUF1993 domain-containing protein, which produces MTISMFQASIPVSIRTLNNLVSILEKGATYAETKKIDPSVLINSRLSPDMFPLSKQVQIASDIVNRGAARLAGIEPPQFEDNETTFPQLIDRIHQTISHLNTFKPEQIDGSEERTITLKMGDNSLDFQGMPFLLYFVLPNLYFHVTTAYDILRHCGVELGKQDFLGQP
- a CDS encoding cytochrome c oxidase subunit 3, producing the protein MDSYINSNELHQTSAEHSHDEEGNKMFGFIVFLLSESVIFLSFFAGYIIYKTTTPNWLPAGVSGLEVKDPTINTVILVASSFVIYFAERALQRHDLVKFRLFLLATMAMGTYFLAGQAIEWSHLEFGFTSGTFGGTFYLLTGFHGLHVFTGILLQLIILVRSFIPGNYDTGHYGVNATSLFWHFVDVIWIILFVLIYVWQ
- the ctaD gene encoding cytochrome c oxidase subunit I; this encodes MTNVPIEGIIFPNEKPNHESPSNWKEYFSFSTDHKVIGIQYLVTSFFFFLVGGIFAMVMRGELLTPESDLVDRTVYNGMFTMHGTVMLFLWTFPSLVGFANYLVPLMIGARDMAFPRLNAVAFWMVPVVGILMMGSFFVPGGPAQAGWWSYPPVSLQNPTGNLINGQVIWLLAVAISGVSSIMGAVNFVTTIVKMRAPGMGFFRMPLFVWGVLSAQIIQLFGLPALTAGAVMLLLDLTVGTSFFDPAKGGNPVMFQHYFWFYSHPAVYVIILPVFAIFSEIFPVYSRKPLFGYKVVAISSILIALVSGIVWVHHMYVSGTSGWMRLVFMMTTMCVSVPTGIKVFAWVATIWGGKLRLHTPMLFALGALIMFVFAGITGIMLSSVPVDVHVNNTYFVVGHFHYVLYGTVTMGLYAAIYHWFPKMTGRMYSESWGKIHFWLAFIGTNLNFLPMHPLGLQGMLRRVASYAPEYQFWNVIASLGGFLLGMSTLPFIFNMVISWMQGEKAPDNPWRAIGLEWLVSSPPPVENFEEIPIIISEPYGYGKSEPLTANLRENSHSTLTSAD
- a CDS encoding cytochrome c oxidase subunit II gives rise to the protein MKIEKILNILTLLTGAIAVTLTSLWIGKQAYSWLPPQAAAESQLIDDLISFLVTLGAFIFLGVTSTLMYSVIFHRAVKDDFTDGPPIHGNVTLEVVWTAIPILLVFWIAGYSYQVYEQMGIQGPSELVHLHNPLAMQSAHAEPANALAEPVEKIDVLAKQWAWVFHYPETDVTSTELHLPSDRRVRLALRSQDVLHGFYIPAFRLKQDIIPNQALDFEFTPIRPGQYRLTDSQYSGTYFATMQANVVVESPEDYQQWLAQAATQKPSLANNQAASEYAQTSHQSVQTGWVTVPPAAPPLVNSPG
- a CDS encoding DUF2231 domain-containing protein, which codes for MNSELIDQLTGSLGANGLPYTIPIHPNLVHLTIGLFIIGMTFDIVGVLFPFQKWVFKFLAITVERDNLFDVGWYNMLAASIITFFTVTAGFYEMLLATPPADTKSAWGLQAMETMLWHGVGGVFLLTLIVGMTIWRGWQRFVWGKQAYKQTDREVQWIYLFAGIAIMLIMYVHGTLGAQMATEFGIHNTADSLLRLGQDLNTTLK
- a CDS encoding DUF2231 domain-containing protein, which translates into the protein MLEYLTSLNDHNLPYPDTIHPIVVHFVIAMVLFSFFCDVIGYFTGKASLFEVSWWNMLVATIAIFVAIIFGQFEAGLAQPYSLAKSVLNLHTLIGWSLSGMITAITAWRYVIRTRNPQKVPIYYLGAGLVLTLIVGLQVYLGDELVWVYGLHTVPVVEALKDGLLR
- a CDS encoding chemotaxis protein CheB; the protein is MSFKIVVIGTSLGGLSALKIILGNLPADFLVPIAIVQHRHKESNNTLQELLQESSSLPIREVEDKDEILPGHIYLAPADYHLLVELGHFALSTDEPVSYARPSIDVLFESAADVYTQQVIGVILTGANQDGRQGLRKIKARGGLTIVQEPTTAESDVMPEAAISAVAVDWILTLSDIASQMVKLCHSSRK